Proteins from a single region of Cytophagaceae bacterium:
- a CDS encoding alpha-amylase, whose product MTKSTLLLILSFLILACTKSDQTPDAGAPMDLSKIEKTGGVMMQGFYWDVEPKGDWWNTINSKIESWKKIGVNRIWLPPASKGASGAFSMGYDPIDYFDFGDYDQMGTTETRFGSKSELQTLITTAHNAGIQVIADIILNHNSGGQIQFNPYRNKNTYTLFQPKSGRFFRTYKDFHPNDIHSRDAEALFFEEQDLCHDQPNVQKWFWKSDSSVAKYYKNVLKFDGCRFDYVKGFDPSVIKSWMTEVGGFGVIEAWDGNADYLKTWVDKTGAKAFDFAAFYNMEQAIEGNNLKILRDRSALFKLSPENAVTFVTNHDTEKDTNQGNRIGTAENKLLAYAYILTHPGYPCIFYLDYEQQLAKWKLERLILINQTLAKGDLSVLFADTEYYVAQRLGSPGLVVAINNSTVTKSQQVFTNYKNVTLYDYSENTAKAIQTDAKGLATIETPAKSYTVWSLKKF is encoded by the coding sequence ATGACCAAATCAACCTTGCTCCTTATATTATCATTTCTGATTTTGGCCTGTACCAAATCAGACCAAACTCCCGATGCAGGGGCTCCGATGGATTTGTCAAAAATCGAAAAAACCGGCGGAGTAATGATGCAGGGGTTTTATTGGGATGTAGAACCCAAAGGTGACTGGTGGAATACGATAAATTCGAAAATAGAATCCTGGAAGAAAATCGGTGTGAACAGAATTTGGCTTCCTCCAGCATCAAAAGGTGCTTCGGGAGCATTTTCGATGGGCTACGATCCAATTGATTACTTTGATTTTGGGGACTATGACCAGATGGGCACCACTGAGACCCGATTTGGTTCTAAATCTGAATTACAAACGCTCATTACCACCGCTCATAATGCCGGCATACAGGTCATTGCCGATATCATTCTTAATCATAACAGTGGTGGGCAGATTCAATTTAATCCTTACCGCAACAAAAACACCTACACCTTATTTCAACCGAAATCGGGAAGATTTTTCCGCACATATAAAGATTTTCATCCCAACGACATTCATTCCAGAGATGCAGAAGCCTTGTTTTTTGAAGAACAGGATCTGTGCCATGATCAGCCTAATGTCCAGAAATGGTTCTGGAAATCAGATTCTTCCGTGGCTAAATATTATAAAAATGTGTTGAAGTTTGATGGTTGCAGATTTGACTATGTAAAAGGATTTGACCCCTCAGTCATCAAATCATGGATGACAGAAGTGGGAGGTTTTGGAGTAATAGAAGCATGGGACGGCAATGCCGATTATCTCAAAACTTGGGTCGATAAAACCGGAGCAAAGGCCTTTGATTTTGCGGCATTTTACAACATGGAACAGGCCATTGAAGGCAATAATCTTAAAATTTTACGCGACAGAAGTGCATTATTTAAACTTTCTCCTGAAAATGCAGTGACCTTCGTGACCAATCACGATACCGAAAAGGACACCAACCAGGGCAACCGAATTGGCACTGCGGAAAACAAATTGCTGGCATACGCTTACATTCTTACGCATCCCGGTTATCCCTGCATTTTTTATTTGGATTATGAACAGCAGCTGGCCAAATGGAAACTGGAAAGGTTGATTCTAATCAATCAGACTCTGGCCAAAGGCGACCTTTCGGTACTTTTTGCTGATACTGAATATTATGTAGCCCAAAGATTAGGCTCACCGGGTTTAGTAGTAGCTATTAATAACAGTACAGTTACCAAGTCCCAACAAGTGTTTACCAATTATAAAAACGTCACACTATATGATTACTCTGAAAATACGGCAAAAGC
- a CDS encoding SusF/SusE family outer membrane protein, translating to MKKIKLLIALLATVSLWSCEKDEIRAILNTAATPAVSFSTPSVVLTKDTENNNVLTITWAKPDFGVDVAPSYTLYIDKKGGGFTKGYTVNMGSALQKVFKGTELNNMLLNLGLKPAEVASLDVKVVAQLGAKSMFSSVVSPLSATPFLDKIDRTTTWGVVGSATPGSWDGPDIPFFKTDQNNVLVAYAKLVDGEIKFRENNAWDNNVGDNGADGTVEKDGANIVAKAGNYKITYNLNTKTYKLEKFMWGIVGSATPSGWGAPDVYLDYDPLNNVFKAIAPLIVGEIKFRKNEDWAENYGDTGANGTLDAGGDNIAVAKAGNYLVTFDPANGKYKVEKIDVYGIVGSATKNGWNGPDDKFKLDFTQENAWVLNGVALVDGEIKFRTNDDWGLNYGDNGADGTLEKDGANIAVKAGTYNITLNFKDANKITYKLVKK from the coding sequence ATGAAAAAAATAAAATTATTAATAGCTCTGCTGGCCACTGTGAGCCTTTGGTCATGCGAAAAAGATGAAATCAGAGCTATCCTCAATACTGCGGCAACTCCTGCGGTGTCATTTTCTACCCCATCGGTAGTATTGACCAAGGATACCGAAAACAACAATGTGCTCACAATTACCTGGGCTAAGCCCGACTTTGGTGTAGATGTTGCCCCTTCATATACGCTTTATATCGATAAAAAAGGCGGCGGATTTACAAAAGGTTATACTGTAAATATGGGTTCGGCTTTGCAAAAAGTTTTCAAAGGAACAGAACTTAACAACATGCTCCTTAACCTGGGTTTAAAACCAGCCGAAGTTGCAAGCCTTGATGTAAAAGTAGTAGCACAATTGGGTGCAAAATCAATGTTCAGCTCAGTGGTTTCTCCTTTGTCGGCTACTCCATTTTTGGACAAAATCGACAGAACCACCACCTGGGGTGTAGTAGGAAGTGCTACCCCGGGATCCTGGGATGGTCCGGATATTCCTTTCTTTAAAACTGACCAAAACAACGTATTGGTAGCTTATGCCAAATTGGTTGACGGCGAAATCAAATTCCGTGAAAATAACGCATGGGATAATAACGTAGGTGACAACGGTGCTGATGGTACTGTAGAAAAAGACGGAGCCAACATCGTTGCAAAAGCCGGAAATTATAAAATCACGTATAACCTCAATACCAAAACCTACAAACTGGAGAAATTCATGTGGGGTATTGTAGGTAGTGCTACTCCAAGTGGTTGGGGTGCTCCTGATGTATATCTTGATTACGATCCATTAAATAATGTATTTAAAGCAATTGCTCCTTTGATTGTAGGTGAAATCAAGTTCCGCAAAAATGAAGACTGGGCTGAAAACTATGGTGATACCGGTGCAAATGGTACACTAGACGCTGGTGGAGACAATATAGCTGTAGCCAAAGCCGGAAATTATCTTGTTACTTTTGACCCTGCAAATGGTAAATATAAAGTTGAGAAAATCGACGTTTACGGGATAGTGGGAAGTGCAACTAAAAATGGCTGGAACGGCCCTGATGATAAGTTTAAACTTGATTTTACTCAGGAAAATGCATGGGTCCTTAATGGAGTTGCATTGGTAGATGGAGAAATCAAGTTCCGTACCAACGACGATTGGGGTCTTAACTATGGTGACAACGGAGCCGACGGAACCCTTGAAAAAGACGGTGCAAACATAGCAGTGAAAGCAGGTACTTATAACATCACCTTGAATTTCAAGGATGCCAATAAGATTACCTACAAACTGGTTAAAAAATAA
- a CDS encoding RagB/SusD family nutrient uptake outer membrane protein has product MKNIFKKISVALLTMTFITSCSNKLDLFPQNDFTPDKAYANAAGYTSVLAKIYGTLSLGANAGGNEGQNDITGLDGGSQISFIRPFFNMQELPTDEAVVAWNDQTIKDFHDMKWTSTDPFIKGIYARPIWNVALINEFIRESTDAKLSERGITGADATNIKNAVAEVRFLRAFNYWAAMDLFGKYSFLTEADAVGTTPVEKSASELFTYIEKELLEVEGLLPAAKSAIYGRVDKAAAQALLARLYLNAKTYTGTEKNTEAATYAKKVIDTGYTLSSNYKTLFQADNHTQTNEVIWAINCDGLKTQGYGNTSFLVHAAAGDDFADFNVGGGWYGYRATKGLSSKFYAGNATTTPDKRALFTTSKFKIDPVENEIDDISFFGNGVHVAKWTNNYTNGQKGNDVSGVFVDTDFPVFRIAEMYLIYAEAVLRGGTGDKATAVSYINKLRERAYAGTSGNITSSDLTLQFILDERARELYWEGHRRTDLIRFDLFHTGTYLWPWKGGVAAGRAVDAKYKLYPVPAEARTVNTNLSQNTGY; this is encoded by the coding sequence ATGAAAAATATATTTAAGAAAATCTCAGTTGCTTTGCTCACGATGACGTTTATCACGTCGTGCTCAAACAAACTCGATTTGTTCCCTCAAAATGACTTCACTCCTGATAAGGCTTATGCCAATGCTGCCGGATATACTTCAGTATTAGCTAAAATCTACGGAACCTTATCATTGGGTGCCAATGCCGGAGGAAACGAAGGACAAAATGACATCACTGGTTTGGATGGTGGTTCTCAGATTTCGTTTATTCGTCCGTTTTTTAACATGCAGGAGCTTCCAACTGACGAAGCTGTGGTAGCATGGAATGACCAGACTATCAAAGACTTCCATGATATGAAATGGACAAGTACCGACCCATTTATTAAAGGTATCTATGCCCGTCCAATCTGGAATGTAGCTTTGATCAATGAGTTTATCAGAGAATCAACCGATGCTAAGCTTAGCGAAAGAGGAATCACTGGAGCTGATGCAACCAATATCAAAAATGCAGTTGCAGAGGTAAGATTCCTCCGTGCATTTAATTATTGGGCAGCAATGGATTTGTTTGGAAAATATTCATTCCTGACCGAAGCCGATGCTGTAGGTACTACTCCTGTAGAAAAATCTGCCTCAGAATTATTTACATATATCGAAAAAGAGCTTTTGGAAGTTGAAGGTCTATTGCCAGCAGCCAAATCTGCAATTTACGGTAGAGTAGATAAAGCAGCAGCACAGGCACTTTTGGCAAGATTATATCTCAATGCCAAAACTTATACAGGTACTGAGAAAAATACAGAAGCTGCCACTTATGCCAAAAAAGTGATTGATACTGGCTATACTTTGAGCTCGAATTACAAAACTCTTTTCCAGGCTGATAACCATACTCAAACCAATGAGGTGATTTGGGCTATCAACTGTGATGGTCTTAAAACTCAAGGTTACGGTAACACCTCATTCCTTGTTCATGCAGCTGCCGGTGATGATTTCGCCGACTTCAACGTTGGTGGTGGATGGTACGGTTACAGAGCCACTAAAGGGCTATCGAGTAAGTTTTATGCAGGAAATGCAACAACAACTCCGGATAAAAGAGCTCTTTTCACTACTTCAAAATTTAAGATTGATCCAGTTGAAAACGAAATCGATGATATCAGTTTCTTTGGAAACGGAGTGCATGTTGCCAAATGGACAAACAACTACACTAACGGACAAAAAGGAAATGATGTAAGCGGCGTATTTGTGGATACCGATTTTCCTGTATTCAGAATTGCTGAAATGTATTTGATTTACGCAGAAGCAGTTTTGAGAGGTGGCACAGGCGACAAAGCCACTGCGGTTTCTTATATTAACAAATTGAGAGAAAGAGCCTATGCGGGTACTTCAGGAAACATCACTTCCAGTGACCTTACATTGCAGTTTATTCTTGATGAGCGTGCAAGAGAGTTGTATTGGGAAGGACACCGTCGTACTGACCTGATTCGCTTTGACCTATTCCATACAGGTACATATTTGTGGCCCTGGAAAGGTGGCGTAGCTGCTGGTAGAGCTGTTGATGCAAAATACAAATTGTATCCAGTCCCTGCCGAAGCTCGTACAGTGAATACCAATTTATCTCAAAATACTGGTTATTAA
- a CDS encoding SusC/RagA family TonB-linked outer membrane protein — protein sequence MQKNKRYRNLKSSITGTSRLWLWILGFVILGNTAFAQKTITGKVTDATDKSEMIGVTVSVKGTTIGTQTDLSGNYTIKVPEGPATLVFSFIGKLSQEVILGNQTTINVALVDDSKQLEEVVVVAYGTRKKADLTGSVIAINSKDFQKGNIQSGEQLLQGKVAGLQVTSGGGQAGGGSTIRIRGAASLNASNDPLIVIDGIPVEGNSISGSANLLNTINPNDIESMSVLKDASATALYGSRASNGVIIITTKKGAAGKPTFNFNTSFSASQIYKKVEMLTGDQVREIITAQAAQNGDNTYKNLLGTENTNWQDQIFRTAIGTDNNLSAGGTYKKIPFRVSLGYSNQNGLLKKNNFARTSGALSLSPKFLDNALAVNVNLKLANTQNNFSNEDAIGSALRFDPTQPVYANNAYGGYWEWLDATGKYKQLSGNNPVGLIELRDNTSSVNRMIGNIELDYKLPFLPDLHLKTNLGLDNTKGSGSDVYSALSSTNYLTNGRLTDYNQSKSNKLWDVSLYYEKDLTAIKSKIDVLALHSYQDFVTNVYNYPSYSADGKTVVPGTEPIFATDKPQYRLESYLGRVNYSFMGKYLATASIRRDASSKFSPSTRVGLFPAAALAWKVKEDLFKNTKVVSDLKLRAGWGVTGQQDFGQYYPYMARYSVSTSTGQYQFGDKYYNFYRPAAYDANITWETTTTKNLGLDFGFADNRITGTVELFQKDTKDLLATVPVAYGSTFDINLFTNVGSLTNKGVEVVLNTTPIKKDKFRWDLGFNFTKSNTEITALRKQEDPNFTGIPVSGISGGTGNTIGMHAIGQWPYAYYVYQQVYDENNNPIEGVYVDRNKDGQINDADRYLYQKPAPNILFGINTALNYKNFTISASGHAMVGNYLYNNFQSERSVMRNLLNPVQVINNASALLPTLNFFNNQYLSDYYVENASFFRLDNINAGYYVGKVFGNTTLSLNASVNNVFFITKYSGLDPENSGATGVDNTIYPRPRVFTFGLNFDF from the coding sequence ATGCAAAAAAACAAACGCTATCGAAATTTAAAGTCATCAATTACCGGTACCAGTAGGCTATGGCTGTGGATATTAGGTTTTGTGATTTTAGGAAACACTGCATTTGCACAAAAAACCATAACCGGTAAAGTGACAGATGCAACAGACAAATCTGAGATGATTGGAGTGACCGTATCGGTAAAAGGAACTACCATAGGTACCCAAACAGACCTCAGTGGTAACTACACCATCAAAGTACCCGAAGGGCCCGCTACATTGGTGTTTAGTTTTATTGGAAAACTATCTCAGGAAGTAATCCTGGGCAATCAGACCACTATCAATGTGGCTTTGGTTGACGATTCAAAACAATTGGAAGAAGTGGTAGTGGTGGCTTACGGTACCCGTAAAAAAGCCGACCTGACAGGTTCGGTTATCGCCATTAACTCAAAAGACTTCCAGAAAGGTAACATTCAGTCAGGCGAACAATTGCTACAAGGTAAAGTGGCCGGTTTGCAGGTAACGAGTGGCGGTGGACAAGCCGGTGGCGGTAGTACCATCCGTATTCGTGGTGCGGCTTCTTTGAATGCATCCAATGACCCACTAATCGTAATCGACGGTATTCCGGTAGAGGGTAATAGTATTTCGGGTTCTGCCAACTTGCTGAATACCATCAACCCTAACGACATCGAAAGTATGTCAGTATTGAAAGATGCCTCTGCTACAGCACTTTATGGTTCAAGAGCATCAAACGGTGTGATTATCATCACCACCAAAAAAGGTGCCGCTGGTAAGCCAACTTTCAATTTCAATACATCATTTTCTGCCAGTCAGATTTATAAAAAGGTAGAAATGTTGACAGGTGATCAGGTAAGAGAAATCATTACCGCCCAAGCCGCTCAAAATGGCGATAATACCTACAAAAATCTTTTGGGAACAGAAAACACCAACTGGCAAGATCAAATTTTCAGAACGGCCATTGGTACTGACAATAACCTGAGTGCAGGTGGTACATACAAAAAAATACCATTCAGGGTTTCTTTGGGTTATTCTAATCAAAATGGTCTCCTTAAAAAGAATAATTTTGCCCGTACTTCAGGTGCATTAAGTTTAAGTCCGAAATTCCTTGATAATGCATTAGCAGTAAATGTCAATCTGAAATTGGCCAATACTCAAAATAACTTTAGTAATGAGGATGCCATCGGTTCTGCCTTAAGATTTGACCCTACTCAGCCAGTTTATGCCAATAATGCTTACGGTGGATATTGGGAATGGCTTGATGCAACCGGAAAATACAAACAACTATCAGGTAACAACCCTGTTGGACTAATCGAGCTTCGCGATAATACTTCTTCTGTAAATCGTATGATTGGTAACATTGAATTGGATTATAAACTGCCTTTCCTTCCTGATTTACATCTAAAAACTAACCTTGGTCTTGATAATACAAAAGGAAGTGGATCAGACGTTTACAGTGCTCTTTCATCTACAAATTATCTTACAAACGGAAGATTGACTGATTACAACCAAAGCAAGTCAAACAAACTTTGGGACGTGTCTTTGTATTATGAAAAAGATTTGACCGCTATCAAAAGTAAAATTGATGTATTGGCACTTCATTCCTACCAGGATTTCGTAACAAACGTTTACAATTATCCTTCATATAGTGCCGATGGTAAAACAGTGGTACCGGGTACAGAGCCTATTTTTGCAACTGACAAACCACAATATCGTCTGGAATCGTACTTGGGTCGTGTAAACTACTCATTTATGGGCAAATATCTGGCTACTGCTTCTATTCGTCGTGATGCTTCATCCAAATTCTCACCAAGCACCAGAGTTGGTTTATTCCCAGCTGCAGCTTTGGCATGGAAAGTAAAAGAAGATTTGTTTAAAAATACTAAAGTGGTTTCTGATTTGAAACTTCGTGCAGGTTGGGGTGTAACGGGTCAGCAGGATTTCGGTCAATACTACCCATATATGGCCCGCTACAGTGTTAGTACTTCTACAGGTCAGTATCAGTTTGGTGATAAATACTATAATTTCTATCGTCCGGCTGCTTATGATGCCAATATCACCTGGGAAACTACCACAACTAAAAACCTTGGTCTGGACTTCGGATTTGCCGATAACCGTATCACAGGTACAGTTGAGTTATTCCAGAAAGACACCAAAGACCTTTTGGCAACCGTTCCTGTGGCTTATGGTTCTACATTTGACATTAATTTGTTTACCAATGTAGGTAGTCTTACCAATAAAGGTGTTGAAGTTGTACTGAACACTACTCCTATTAAAAAAGATAAATTCCGTTGGGATTTGGGTTTCAACTTTACAAAAAGCAATACAGAAATCACTGCTCTTCGTAAACAGGAAGATCCTAACTTTACAGGTATTCCGGTTAGTGGAATTTCCGGAGGAACAGGTAACACCATCGGTATGCATGCCATTGGTCAATGGCCTTATGCTTATTATGTATATCAGCAGGTATATGATGAAAACAATAATCCTATAGAAGGTGTGTACGTTGACAGAAACAAAGATGGACAAATCAACGACGCAGACAGGTATTTGTATCAAAAACCAGCTCCAAACATTTTATTTGGTATAAATACTGCATTGAATTACAAAAACTTTACCATCAGTGCTTCGGGTCATGCTATGGTTGGAAACTATCTGTATAACAACTTCCAATCTGAGCGTTCAGTGATGAGAAACCTGCTTAATCCTGTTCAGGTAATCAACAATGCCAGTGCATTGCTTCCTACTCTCAATTTCTTCAATAACCAATATTTGTCTGATTATTATGTTGAGAATGCTTCATTCTTCAGATTGGATAATATCAACGCAGGTTATTATGTAGGAAAAGTATTTGGAAATACTACTTTGAGCTTAAACGCCAGCGTAAACAACGTATTCTTCATTACCAAATATTCTGGTTTGGATCCTGAAAATTCGGGTGCAACAGGTGTGGACAACACTATTTATCCTCGTCCGCGTGTGTTTACATTTGGTTTAAACTTTGATTTTTAA
- a CDS encoding glycosyl hydrolase 53 family protein, with protein MQNTISKILLLLVITGWSFSACYKKASPAPDFFMGGDMSYANEMVDCGGIFREKGQKVDPYKLFADKGSNIIRLRLWHTPEFGNYSNLKDVIRSIQKAKNNNQYVLLDFHYSDNWADPHKQIMPHAWKKIKDLEVLGDSVYLYTYSVLTTLYLQQLTPDMVQVGNETNIEVMQHPDSASDGPINWKRNVFLLNKGLSAVKDFNTKNNTKIETMLHIAQPENAGWWFEAAHKNQIENYQWIGLSYYPKWSKYNMDQLSSTIKDLKNKYNKRVMIVETGYPYTSTNFDGANNVLDSGASLDKYPVSPEGQLSYMLDLKNICQNAGCEGIIYWEPAWISTSCRTQWGTGSHWENATFFDAANNNEALPVFKFFQTKF; from the coding sequence GTGCAAAATACAATTTCTAAAATATTGTTGTTGTTGGTCATTACCGGCTGGAGTTTCTCGGCTTGCTATAAAAAAGCATCTCCTGCACCTGATTTTTTTATGGGTGGTGACATGTCTTATGCCAATGAAATGGTTGACTGCGGCGGTATTTTCAGAGAAAAAGGTCAAAAAGTTGACCCCTATAAACTTTTTGCCGATAAAGGCTCCAATATTATCAGACTCAGGCTGTGGCATACCCCTGAATTTGGAAATTATTCCAACCTGAAAGATGTCATCAGGTCGATTCAAAAGGCCAAAAACAACAACCAATACGTTTTGCTGGATTTTCATTATTCTGACAATTGGGCTGACCCACACAAACAGATCATGCCACATGCCTGGAAAAAAATCAAAGATCTGGAAGTATTGGGTGATTCGGTTTATCTATATACCTACTCAGTTTTAACTACACTTTACTTACAGCAACTTACTCCGGATATGGTCCAGGTCGGTAACGAAACCAATATTGAAGTAATGCAACACCCCGATTCGGCATCTGATGGCCCTATTAACTGGAAACGCAATGTCTTTTTGTTAAATAAGGGATTATCAGCAGTAAAAGATTTCAATACAAAAAACAATACCAAAATCGAAACTATGCTCCATATCGCCCAACCCGAAAATGCAGGGTGGTGGTTTGAAGCAGCTCATAAAAATCAGATTGAAAACTACCAATGGATTGGGCTAAGTTATTATCCCAAATGGTCAAAGTACAATATGGATCAATTGAGTTCCACCATAAAAGACCTCAAAAACAAGTATAATAAACGGGTGATGATAGTAGAAACAGGTTATCCTTACACTTCTACCAACTTTGATGGAGCCAACAATGTGCTTGATTCAGGAGCTTCGCTCGACAAATATCCGGTTTCTCCGGAGGGGCAGTTGAGTTATATGCTCGATTTAAAAAATATATGTCAGAATGCCGGTTGTGAAGGTATAATATATTGGGAACCGGCATGGATTTCGACTTCTTGTCGTACACAGTGGGGTACTGGAAGTCATTGGGAAAATGCTACATTTTTCGATGCAGCCAATAACAATGAGGCCTTGCCCGTATTTAAATTTTTTCAAACCAAATTTTAA
- a CDS encoding helix-turn-helix domain-containing protein produces MVIIKFFERLLKKSGKALFGFLIGISMTSFSQTKIEVEVLPPLLNPDKPIFIALDYNNWNPGDSKYMLKKESEKVYSIVLENSPASFEYKFTQGTWMYVEGTPDGQSLPNHSFDRTVQKGNFQKTSILGWERQVLYDIIIEQIPENTPQDSKIFIAGNFNNWDAGNPDFELRKNINGQYVFKLYTDLQKIEYKFTRGSWETVEARESGKARPNRTIFRDSSIDNKAVTCQIEGWEDLLGTLHVYSIFDFLLLFSVFQGILLLITVPFTQKSNTEANRWLLGSVAIASLSILLYLTSNFQVFVNRFPRMVVLADFVYFLYGPFFYFYLIKLLFHNKKLPGRWYLFFIPFLLQFFSYLPFIIQNDKTFLLELMDQKPLLQEIFGGAGILGLFWNIFFWILYRKLISAYKKQFENTLSYEQNLNYLNVVLVLQFLVLCFWAFSMVLTLTGKVTKLENVILVENSTDLIWLMFSFTTFIVGFFAIHHNEIEQVPGHAAGVAFEDMLESRISNTPQFNIQTQQEDLSEEVETLEKYIESEKPYKNPKISLSELASEIGISSHVLSKIINEHYSQNFFDFINGYRVEEFKKMVKDPKNQNFTFLGLAFEVGFNSKTAFNRAFKKITNLTPREYLDSFKN; encoded by the coding sequence ATGGTTATAATAAAATTCTTTGAGAGGCTTTTGAAAAAGTCTGGTAAGGCTTTATTTGGCTTTCTGATAGGAATCTCCATGACTTCGTTTTCGCAAACCAAAATCGAGGTAGAGGTGCTCCCCCCCCTACTCAACCCCGACAAGCCTATTTTCATAGCATTGGATTATAACAACTGGAATCCCGGAGATAGTAAATATATGCTGAAAAAGGAGTCTGAAAAAGTATATAGTATAGTTCTGGAAAATTCCCCTGCAAGTTTTGAATATAAGTTTACTCAAGGTACCTGGATGTACGTAGAAGGCACTCCTGACGGTCAAAGCTTGCCCAATCACAGTTTCGATCGGACGGTACAAAAAGGCAACTTTCAGAAAACCAGTATTTTGGGCTGGGAAAGACAGGTTTTATATGACATAATTATCGAACAAATTCCGGAAAATACTCCTCAGGATTCGAAAATATTTATCGCCGGAAATTTTAATAATTGGGATGCCGGAAACCCTGATTTTGAATTAAGAAAAAATATTAATGGCCAGTATGTTTTTAAGCTTTATACTGATTTACAAAAAATAGAATATAAGTTTACCAGGGGTAGCTGGGAAACAGTTGAAGCACGTGAGAGCGGTAAAGCCAGACCCAACCGCACTATTTTTCGCGATTCAAGCATTGACAATAAAGCTGTAACCTGCCAAATCGAAGGCTGGGAAGACCTGCTGGGCACATTACATGTATATTCTATCTTTGATTTTTTGCTTCTGTTTTCTGTTTTTCAAGGTATATTGTTATTGATAACAGTTCCTTTTACTCAAAAATCCAATACTGAAGCCAACAGATGGCTGCTAGGTTCAGTTGCAATTGCTTCATTGTCAATACTTTTATATCTGACTTCTAACTTTCAGGTATTTGTTAACCGATTCCCAAGAATGGTAGTCCTGGCTGACTTCGTTTATTTTCTTTATGGACCATTTTTTTATTTTTATCTGATTAAACTGCTTTTTCATAACAAAAAACTTCCGGGTCGCTGGTATTTGTTTTTTATACCTTTCCTACTCCAATTTTTTTCTTATCTCCCATTCATAATTCAGAATGACAAGACCTTCCTGCTTGAACTGATGGATCAAAAACCACTATTGCAGGAAATATTTGGTGGTGCCGGGATATTGGGACTATTTTGGAACATATTTTTCTGGATTTTATACAGGAAATTGATATCTGCTTATAAAAAGCAATTTGAAAACACCTTATCTTATGAGCAAAACCTCAATTATCTGAATGTAGTACTCGTTTTGCAATTTCTGGTGCTGTGTTTTTGGGCATTCTCCATGGTTTTGACACTAACCGGAAAAGTTACAAAGCTTGAAAATGTAATTTTGGTTGAAAACAGTACAGACCTCATCTGGTTAATGTTTTCATTTACCACTTTTATCGTTGGATTTTTTGCGATTCATCATAATGAAATTGAACAGGTACCCGGTCATGCAGCCGGAGTGGCTTTTGAAGACATGCTCGAAAGTCGCATTTCAAATACCCCTCAATTTAATATTCAGACCCAACAGGAAGATTTGAGTGAAGAAGTAGAAACGTTGGAAAAATATATTGAAAGTGAAAAACCCTATAAGAATCCGAAAATCAGCCTTTCAGAACTGGCCTCCGAGATTGGGATATCTTCGCACGTACTTTCAAAAATTATCAATGAACATTACAGCCAAAACTTCTTTGATTTTATCAATGGCTACAGAGTTGAAGAGTTTAAGAAAATGGTAAAAGATCCCAAAAATCAAAACTTCACTTTTCTGGGACTGGCATTTGAGGTTGGCTTTAACAGTAAGACCGCTTTTAACCGTGCATTTAAGAAAATCACCAATCTTACCCCTAGAGAATACCTCGATTCCTTCAAAAATTGA